Proteins encoded by one window of Castor canadensis chromosome 2, mCasCan1.hap1v2, whole genome shotgun sequence:
- the C2H15orf61 gene encoding uncharacterized protein C15orf61 homolog translates to MEALRKAHEAVLRLLLCGPWAAGAASRPKPRASEVLTRHLLQRRLPHWTSFCVPYSAVRNDQFGLSHFNWPVQGANYHVLRTGCFPYIKYHCSKAPWQDLAPQNRFFTALKVVNLGIPTLLYGLGSWLFARVTETVHTSYGPITIYFLNKEDEASMY, encoded by the exons ATGGAGGCCCTGCGGAAGGCCCACGAAGCCGTGTTGCGGCTGCTGCTGTGCGGGCCCTGGGCCGCGGGCGCCGCCTCCCGCCCGAAGCCCCGGGCATCGGAGGTGCTGACGCGGCACCTGCTGCAGCGGCGCCTCCCGCACTGGACCTCGTTCTGCGTGCCCTACAGCGCCGTCCGCAACGACCAGTTCGGCCTCTCGCACTTCAACTGGCCGGTGCAGGGCGCGAACTACCACGTCTTGCGCACTGGCTGCTTTCCCTACATCAAGTACCACTGCTCCAAGGCCCCCTGGCAGGACCTGGCCCCGCAGAACCGCTTCTTCACGGCGCTCAAGGTGGTCAACCTCG gtATTCCAACTTTATTATATGGACTTGGCTCCTGGTTATTTGCCAGAGTCACAGAGACAGTGCATACCAGTTATGGACCAAtaacaatttattttctaaataaagaagATGAAGCTTCCATGTATTGA